Proteins co-encoded in one Euleptes europaea isolate rEulEur1 chromosome 1, rEulEur1.hap1, whole genome shotgun sequence genomic window:
- the SLC39A7 gene encoding LOW QUALITY PROTEIN: zinc transporter SLC39A7 (The sequence of the model RefSeq protein was modified relative to this genomic sequence to represent the inferred CDS: inserted 6 bases in 5 codons; deleted 2 bases in 1 codon), translated as MAGAGAVGSGLWDAGAIVTVCAMLAWSVFSHEGCHGHSHGDLHHGHAHHXHEDMWHGHAHEDHHHGHSHSHGDFHGHTHEDPHHGHTHEDFHHGHGHGHEDHHHGHSHSHRDAHHGHAHEDPHHGHTHAHSHEGSHSHLHGGWCQWAQPGRVLRGKSSLRRERLEPAQLWSYAIGATLLISAAPYFILFLIPVESNSPQHQALLKLLLSFASGGLLGDAFLHLIPHALGEASSHHGEGEGHSTWRQQSPPXHGHSHQDPATTHDVGWLWVLVGIVAFLVVEKFVRHVKGGSHGHSHGHSHAAKDKCSDDEGEKEPPRGASERRRSRPKAALEQKEKPPESAMRVAGYLNLAADFAHNFTDGLALGASFLAGSTVGAVTTLTVLXHEVPHEVGDFAILVQSGCSKRKAMKLQLVTAVGALAGTVCSLLAEGXGEAATAWILPFTAGGFIYVATVSVIPELLQSRGPVQSLLQVLGLVAGVAMMVXIAQYE; from the exons ATGGCGGGCGCAGGGGCTGTGGGGAGCGGGCTCTGGGACGCAGGCGCCATCGTGACGGTCTGTGCAATGCTGGCGTGGTCCGTCTTCTCGCACGAAGGCTGCCACGGGCATTCTCACGGGGACTTGCACCACGGCCATGCTCACC GACACGAGGATATGTGGCATGGCCACGCGCACGAGGACCACCATCACGGACACAGCCACTCGCACGGAGATTTCCACGGGCACACTCACGAGGATCCTCACCATGggcacacacatgaggattttcACCATGGGCACGGTCACGGGCACGAGGACCACCATCACGGACACAGCCATTCACACAGGGATGCTCACCACGGGCACGCTCACGAGGATCCTCACCATGGGCACAC CCACGCCCATTCCCATGAGGGTTCTCACAGCCACTTGCACGGGGGATGGTGCCAGTGGGCACAGCCAGGCCGAGTCCTCCGCGGGAAGTCATCTCTGAGGAGAGAGAGGCTGGAGCCGGCACAGCTGTGGTCCTAC GCCATCGGGGCCACCCTCCTCATCAGCGCCGCCCCCTACTTCATCCTCTTCCTCATCCCGGTGGAGTCCAACTCCCCCCAGCACCAGGCGCTCCTGAAGCTGCTGCTGAGCTTTGCCTCGGGGGGGCTCCTGGGAGATGCCTTCCTGCACCTCATTCCGCACGCCCTGGGTGA agcCTCATCCCATCACGGAGAAGGAGAGGGACATTCCACGTGGAGGCAGCAAAGCCCCCC CCACGGACATTCTCACCAGG ATCCTGCCACAACACATGATGTCGGTTGGCTCTGGGTTCTCGTGGGCATCGTGGCCTTCCTGGTGGTGGAGAAGTTTGTCCGGCACGTCAAAGGCGGCAGCCATGGGCACAGCCACGGGCACAGCCACG CGGCCAAGGACAAGTGCAGCGACGATGAGGGGGAGAAAGAGCCCCCCCGGGGAGCGTCCGAGAGAAGAAGAAGCCGC CCAAAGGCGGCTCTGGAGCAGAAGGAGAAGCCCCCAGAGTCTG CCATGCGCGTCGCTGGGTACTTGAACCTGGCAGCGGACTTTGCCCACAACTTCACGGACGGGCTGGCACTGGGGGCCTCCTTCCTGGCGGGCAGCACCGTGGGAGCCGTCACCACCCTGACCGTGC CTCACGAAGTGCCGCACGAGGTGGGCGACTTCGCCATCCTGGTGCAGTCCGGCTGCAGCAAGCGGAAG GCCATGAAGCTGCAGCTGGTGACAGCCGTGGGAGCGCTGGCGGGCACGGTCTGCTCCCTGCTGGCCGAGG GTGGGGAGGCGGCCACggcctggatcctgcccttcacGGCCGGGGGCTTCATCTACGTGGCCACCGTCTCAGTGATCCCGGAGCTGCTGCAGAGTCGGGGGCCTGTCCAGTCCCTGCTGCAGGTGCTGGGGCTGGTGGCCGGCGTGGCCATGATGG TCATCGCTCAGTATGAGTAG